A single window of Senegalia massiliensis DNA harbors:
- a CDS encoding diacylglycerol kinase, with amino-acid sequence MKRLIDSFNYAVQGIIYTLKTQRNMRIHFFVMTLILILSLFFNFSKLELLSLFFAISLVIIAEMVNTAVEKTIDMFTSEFHPLAKIAKNVAAGAVLVAALNSIMVGYLLFFDRVNPFTKSIIFKIRSSPVHLTFICILLITIITIVIKTVTQTGTPFKGGIISGHAALAFTISTVVTFLTENTLIATLSFMLAILVGQSRIEGEIHTFFQVVNGALLGILITVLIFQLL; translated from the coding sequence ATGAAAAGACTAATAGATAGTTTCAACTATGCAGTACAAGGAATTATCTATACATTAAAAACACAAAGAAATATGAGAATACATTTTTTTGTTATGACACTTATATTAATATTAAGTTTGTTTTTTAATTTTTCAAAACTTGAACTATTATCATTATTTTTTGCTATATCATTGGTTATAATAGCAGAAATGGTAAATACAGCTGTAGAAAAAACTATAGATATGTTTACAAGTGAATTTCATCCTTTGGCAAAAATCGCAAAAAATGTTGCAGCTGGAGCAGTATTAGTTGCAGCACTTAATTCCATAATGGTAGGATATCTTTTGTTTTTTGATAGAGTAAATCCTTTTACAAAGTCAATAATATTTAAAATAAGATCTTCTCCTGTACATCTTACTTTTATATGCATATTACTCATAACTATAATTACTATCGTAATAAAAACTGTTACACAAACAGGGACACCTTTTAAAGGTGGAATTATAAGTGGTCACGCTGCTTTGGCTTTTACTATATCAACGGTAGTGACTTTTTTAACAGAAAACACATTAATTGCAACACTTAGTTTTATGCTAGCAATTTTAGTAGGACAAAGTAGAATAGAAGGAGAAATACATACTTTTTTTCAAGTAGTTAATGGAGCATTATTGGGTATATTAATAACTGTATTAATATTTCAATTATTATAG
- a CDS encoding hemolysin family protein, translating into MSDNFLYVRLVILFFLLMLSAVFSSSETAITTLKIARIRKLRESDQKKALLLERIKKQINMMLSTILIGNNLVNILATAILTEVTVELFQGSSSTLVSTGIMTILILIFGEITPKTYAAQNPEKISVLIARPLILLSLIFKPILIVLNFITGFFIKLMGGDINNTGPFVTEEEIRSLVDVGEEEGVVKLQEKEMIENIFEIDHIDVGDVMVPRIDIIAVSEDDTMEVALEKITKYGHSRIPVYKESIDDIVGILYAKDVLPFIGFKDVKVNETKIVDIMRNAYYVPETKKVNKLLRELQYYKVHMAIVLDEYGGTEGLVTIEDILEEIVGDILDEYDTDIDLIEKINENTYNVKAEVSLEDINELFKTDFPEEEFDSLGGYIFNTLGRVPVKGDKLDSDKINIIVKKVTNRRVILVEITKKNQG; encoded by the coding sequence TTGTCAGACAATTTTTTATACGTACGGTTAGTTATTTTATTTTTTCTTTTAATGTTATCAGCAGTATTTTCTAGTTCGGAGACAGCAATAACCACATTGAAAATTGCAAGAATAAGAAAATTAAGAGAAAGCGATCAAAAAAAGGCATTATTACTTGAGAGAATAAAAAAACAGATAAATATGATGTTATCTACAATTTTAATAGGGAATAATTTAGTTAATATATTAGCTACTGCAATACTTACAGAAGTTACAGTTGAACTTTTTCAAGGAAGTAGTTCTACACTTGTTTCTACAGGAATTATGACTATACTAATATTGATATTTGGGGAAATAACTCCTAAAACATATGCAGCACAAAATCCAGAGAAAATATCTGTTTTAATAGCAAGACCATTAATATTACTTTCATTAATATTTAAACCTATACTAATAGTTTTAAATTTTATTACTGGATTTTTCATAAAACTTATGGGTGGAGATATAAATAATACTGGACCATTTGTAACAGAAGAAGAAATACGCTCTCTTGTTGATGTAGGAGAAGAAGAAGGAGTAGTAAAACTACAGGAAAAAGAGATGATAGAAAATATATTTGAAATAGATCATATTGATGTAGGAGATGTAATGGTACCAAGAATAGATATTATAGCAGTTTCGGAGGATGACACTATGGAAGTTGCATTAGAAAAAATTACTAAATATGGTCATTCTAGAATACCAGTATATAAAGAAAGTATAGATGATATAGTAGGAATACTTTATGCTAAAGATGTACTTCCTTTTATTGGATTTAAAGATGTAAAGGTAAATGAAACTAAAATAGTAGATATAATGAGAAATGCATATTATGTACCTGAAACCAAAAAAGTAAATAAGCTTTTAAGAGAGCTTCAATATTATAAAGTTCATATGGCAATAGTTTTAGATGAATATGGTGGAACAGAAGGATTGGTTACAATAGAAGACATATTAGAAGAAATAGTAGGGGATATATTAGATGAATATGATACTGATATAGATTTAATAGAAAAAATCAATGAAAATACTTATAATGTAAAGGCAGAAGTATCTTTAGAAGATATAAATGAATTATTTAAAACTGATTTTCCAGAAGAAGAATTCGATTCTTTAGGTGGGTATATATTTAACACATTAGGAAGAGTTCCGGTAAAAGGAGATAAATTAGATAGTGATAAAATAAATATAATAGTTAAAAAAGTTACAAACAGGAGGGTAATATTAGTAGAAATAACTAAAAAAAATCAGGGGTGA
- a CDS encoding DUF3048 domain-containing protein, giving the protein MKKLILFLVIILLILGVGCNDKEIEEGNSLENTEESEGGSNNNGSKDNVFSPLSGIKMKSDLKNERPIAIMFDNQKDARWQAGLSEAEIVYEFLVEGNITRYMGIFLMNSPDVIGPVRSARPYYLQALLEYDAIYVHCGGSPEAKEQIISFGIDEADCMSAPGYVFYRNNELGKKSPHNLYTNMEDIRKYEKEKGFNTEPNYEPFLFNENSQDIEGEVANTLKINYSKHNTTSYKYDEEIGKYIRYKDGEIHIDENDSSNLTATNIIIQEANTKVIDNQGRLHISTIGEGKGKYFTKGKYININWEKEDQYSKTKYFDEAGNRIKLNPGITWIQVTRVNPEIKITE; this is encoded by the coding sequence TTGAAAAAATTAATTTTATTTTTAGTAATTATTTTATTAATATTGGGTGTAGGATGTAACGATAAAGAAATTGAAGAAGGTAATAGTTTAGAAAATACAGAAGAAAGTGAAGGTGGATCTAATAATAATGGGTCTAAAGATAATGTTTTTTCACCATTAAGTGGAATAAAAATGAAAAGTGACTTAAAAAATGAAAGACCAATAGCTATAATGTTTGACAATCAAAAAGATGCAAGATGGCAAGCAGGGCTTAGTGAAGCAGAGATAGTGTATGAATTCTTAGTCGAAGGCAATATCACAAGATATATGGGTATATTTCTTATGAATAGTCCTGATGTAATAGGTCCAGTTAGAAGTGCAAGACCTTATTATTTGCAAGCTTTACTTGAATATGATGCTATATATGTTCATTGTGGTGGGAGTCCAGAAGCAAAAGAACAAATAATAAGTTTTGGAATTGATGAAGCTGATTGTATGAGTGCTCCAGGGTATGTTTTTTATAGAAATAATGAATTAGGCAAGAAATCACCGCATAATTTATATACCAATATGGAAGATATAAGAAAATACGAAAAAGAAAAAGGTTTTAATACAGAGCCTAATTATGAGCCCTTCTTATTCAATGAAAATTCCCAAGATATAGAAGGAGAAGTTGCAAATACATTGAAAATAAATTATTCTAAACATAATACAACAAGTTATAAATATGATGAAGAAATAGGCAAGTATATTAGATATAAAGATGGAGAAATTCATATAGATGAAAATGATAGTAGCAATTTGACAGCTACAAATATAATAATTCAAGAAGCAAACACAAAGGTTATAGACAATCAAGGAAGACTCCATATATCAACAATTGGAGAAGGGAAAGGTAAATATTTTACTAAAGGTAAATATATAAATATAAACTGGGAAAAAGAAGATCAATATTCTAAAACAAAATATTTTGATGAAGCGGGAAATAGGATAAAATTAAATCCAGGTATAACTTGGATTCAAGTAACCCGAGTAAATCCAGAAATAAAAATAACAGAATAG
- the ybeY gene encoding rRNA maturation RNase YbeY encodes MEVYIDNRQTEILLDEKIEEIINSVIKECLYYEKYGFNYEISVSFVNNIEIKELNRRFRGKDKETDVLSFPMEDELEGQDYLPTLGDIVISTEKANEQAKEYGHSLEREIAYLTAHSMFHLMGYDHLTDSEKSIMRSKEKDVMKNLKIFRNN; translated from the coding sequence ATGGAAGTTTATATTGATAATAGACAAACAGAAATATTATTAGATGAAAAAATTGAAGAGATTATAAATAGTGTAATAAAAGAATGTTTATATTATGAAAAATATGGATTTAATTATGAAATAAGCGTTTCATTTGTTAATAATATAGAGATTAAAGAATTAAATAGAAGATTTCGTGGAAAAGATAAAGAAACTGATGTATTGTCATTTCCAATGGAAGATGAGTTAGAAGGACAAGATTATTTACCAACCTTAGGTGATATTGTAATATCCACAGAAAAGGCAAATGAGCAAGCAAAAGAATATGGACATAGCTTAGAGAGAGAAATAGCTTATCTTACAGCTCATAGTATGTTTCACCTTATGGGATATGATCATTTAACTGATAGTGAAAAGAGTATTATGAGAAGCAAAGAAAAAGATGTTATGAAAAACTTGAAAATTTTTAGAAATAATTAG
- a CDS encoding PhoH family protein, protein MTESRYEKSIKINDEDFSRELYGDFDRNIKLIEEEFDIDIVSRQGEIKILGKKENVELVDTLIKKLIDIVKVEGKLTNQQIRYAITLVYEGKENKMKELLDDTVCVTYSGKTIKPKTLGQKRYIDSMAKNDLVFGIGPAGTGKTYLAVAKAVQAFKNKEVERIILTRPAVEAGEKLGFLPGDLQDKVDPYLRPVYDALFDIFGGEAFLKNRERGLIEIAPLAYMRGRTLDSAFVILDEAQNTTSEQMKMFLTRLGFGSKAIITGDITQVDLPYGKTSGLKQVTHVLKDVKGIDFIYLSKQDVVRHKLVQRIIEAYENHEKKKK, encoded by the coding sequence TTGACAGAAAGTAGATATGAAAAAAGCATAAAGATAAATGATGAAGATTTTAGCAGAGAATTATATGGAGATTTTGATAGAAATATTAAACTAATAGAAGAAGAATTTGATATTGATATAGTATCTCGTCAAGGTGAGATAAAAATTTTAGGGAAAAAAGAAAATGTAGAACTTGTTGATACTTTAATAAAAAAATTAATAGATATAGTGAAAGTAGAAGGAAAACTTACGAACCAACAAATTAGATATGCAATAACACTTGTATATGAAGGAAAAGAAAATAAAATGAAAGAATTACTAGATGATACAGTATGTGTTACTTACTCAGGAAAAACTATAAAACCTAAAACACTAGGACAAAAAAGATACATAGATTCCATGGCTAAAAATGATTTAGTATTTGGAATAGGCCCTGCAGGAACAGGTAAGACTTACTTAGCTGTTGCAAAAGCAGTTCAAGCATTTAAAAACAAAGAGGTAGAAAGAATAATTTTAACAAGACCAGCAGTAGAAGCTGGAGAAAAATTAGGATTTTTACCAGGTGATTTGCAAGACAAAGTAGATCCTTATTTAAGACCTGTTTATGATGCATTATTTGACATATTTGGTGGAGAAGCCTTTTTGAAAAATAGAGAAAGAGGTTTAATAGAAATAGCACCACTTGCATATATGAGAGGTAGAACACTAGATTCAGCATTTGTAATACTAGATGAAGCACAAAATACTACATCTGAGCAAATGAAAATGTTTTTGACAAGATTAGGTTTTGGTTCAAAAGCAATTATAACTGGTGATATAACCCAAGTAGATTTACCATATGGAAAGACATCAGGTTTAAAGCAAGTTACTCATGTTTTAAAAGATGTAAAAGGAATTGATTTTATATATCTTAGTAAACAAGATGTTGTAAGACATAAATTAGTTCAAAGAATTATAGAAGCTTATGAAAATCATGAGAAAAAGAAAAAATAA